One window from the genome of Halomicrobium zhouii encodes:
- a CDS encoding hybrid sensor histidine kinase/response regulator: MNDADGGEIRVLHVDDDADFAEMVGMQLRRQNEEITVVTETNVDDGLARLQTEDVDCVVSDHDMPGKDGLAFLRAVREAYPELPFVLFTGKGSEEIASDAISAGVTEYLQKETGTDQYAVLANRIEQAVSSDRAKRALEESERRLSTLISNLPGMVYRCRNERGWPMTFVSDGAAALTGYSADAIESGDVSWNDDVIREADREAVWERVQTAVRADEPFEVTYRIETADGEERWVWERGRTVESAEESGAIEGFVTDITARKERERELEDEREFTEDVLNSLSDVFFVVGTDGSLRRWNDRVNEVTGYTDEQIAASDAIEFFAEADRPKARQAFGRAFDGERVQFEGTVEPIDGEAIPFEFRGTALTDADGEVVGVSGVGRDVSERKTQQRELEAFASLVSHDLRNPLNVVQGRVQLALESGSVENLAAASDAADRMERLIDDVVRLTRQGHDIGDVEPVEVADVAAEAWDKLEADGSSLTVETARTVEANPDRFRELLAELFQNAVQHGADDDGGVSVRVGDTDGGFFVADDGAGIDPDRRPDVFDEGYTTSTDGTGLGLPLVERIAAAHGWTVTVAESEREEGARFEITV, translated from the coding sequence ATGAACGATGCGGATGGAGGCGAGATTCGCGTCCTCCACGTGGACGACGACGCCGACTTCGCCGAGATGGTAGGAATGCAGTTACGACGCCAGAACGAGGAGATCACGGTCGTCACCGAAACGAACGTCGACGACGGCCTGGCACGCCTCCAGACCGAGGACGTCGACTGCGTCGTCAGCGACCACGACATGCCCGGGAAGGACGGCCTCGCGTTCCTCAGAGCGGTGCGCGAGGCCTATCCGGAGTTGCCGTTCGTCCTCTTCACGGGGAAGGGGAGCGAAGAGATAGCCAGCGACGCCATCTCCGCGGGCGTCACGGAGTACCTCCAGAAGGAGACGGGGACCGACCAGTACGCGGTGCTGGCGAACCGCATCGAACAGGCCGTCTCGTCCGACCGGGCCAAGCGCGCGCTCGAGGAGTCCGAGCGACGGCTCTCGACGCTCATCTCGAACCTGCCGGGGATGGTCTACCGGTGCCGGAACGAGCGCGGGTGGCCGATGACGTTCGTGAGCGACGGGGCGGCGGCGCTCACCGGATACTCGGCCGACGCCATCGAGTCTGGCGACGTCAGCTGGAACGACGACGTCATACGCGAGGCCGACCGCGAAGCGGTGTGGGAGCGGGTCCAGACCGCCGTCCGCGCTGACGAACCGTTCGAGGTGACCTACCGCATCGAGACCGCCGACGGCGAGGAACGCTGGGTGTGGGAGCGGGGTCGTACCGTCGAGTCGGCCGAGGAGTCGGGCGCTATCGAGGGGTTCGTCACCGACATCACGGCCAGGAAAGAGCGCGAGCGCGAACTCGAGGACGAACGAGAGTTCACGGAAGACGTCCTCAACTCCCTGTCGGACGTCTTCTTCGTCGTCGGGACGGACGGCAGCCTCCGGCGCTGGAACGACAGGGTCAACGAGGTGACGGGCTACACCGACGAACAGATCGCTGCCAGCGACGCCATCGAGTTCTTCGCCGAGGCGGACAGGCCGAAGGCGCGCCAGGCGTTCGGTCGGGCCTTCGACGGCGAGCGAGTGCAGTTCGAGGGGACCGTCGAACCGATCGACGGCGAGGCGATCCCGTTCGAATTTCGCGGGACGGCGCTGACCGACGCCGACGGCGAGGTCGTCGGCGTCAGCGGCGTCGGTCGGGACGTCTCGGAGCGGAAGACCCAGCAGCGCGAACTCGAAGCCTTCGCCAGCCTCGTGAGTCACGACCTCCGCAACCCGCTCAACGTCGTCCAGGGGCGCGTCCAGCTCGCACTGGAGAGCGGCTCCGTCGAGAACCTGGCGGCCGCCAGCGACGCCGCCGACCGGATGGAACGGCTCATCGACGACGTGGTCCGGCTGACGCGCCAGGGTCACGATATCGGCGACGTCGAGCCAGTCGAGGTGGCCGACGTCGCGGCCGAGGCGTGGGACAAGCTCGAGGCAGACGGGTCGTCACTGACGGTGGAGACGGCCCGGACCGTCGAGGCGAATCCCGACCGCTTCCGCGAACTCCTCGCGGAACTCTTCCAGAACGCGGTCCAACACGGCGCGGACGACGATGGGGGTGTCTCGGTCCGGGTCGGCGACACCGACGGCGGATTCTTCGTCGCCGACGACGGGGCCGGTATCGACCCCGACCGCCGCCCGGACGTGTTCGACGAGGGGTACACGACCAGCACGGACGGCACAGGACTCGGTCTGCCACTCGTCGAGCGCATCGCCGCGGCTCACGGCTGGACCGTCACGGTCGCAGAGAGCGAGCGCGAGGAGGGTGCTCGCTTCGAGATAACAGTTTAG
- a CDS encoding HVO_2523 family zinc finger protein gives MTDSGGRPCPMCETPMYHRHCKYVCPVHGVVYDCADTFY, from the coding sequence ATGACCGACAGTGGTGGTCGGCCGTGCCCGATGTGCGAGACACCCATGTACCACCGCCACTGCAAGTACGTCTGTCCCGTCCACGGCGTCGTCTACGACTGCGCCGACACGTTCTACTGA
- a CDS encoding molybdopterin-dependent oxidoreductase, whose translation MTEATRSLAVADALVAVLAGVGAVAGSYAAVGLAPAFLGSPLERLLSRAMPGPVVAVAIERLGSVGQQLNLLLASLLTALALAALVWLAMRVGDQLRNRAVPVVLGAAFVWAATALVTVNFASATGAAAGAALVVSTAGFLPVATARIERGPDPVRRRVVGGVAAALGLGAVAITRSSPSTRPDQPLSADAPETVRESLELAAERSLDVAGIEPLVSRDFYQVDINAADPRVAPDDWSLSVTGAVESAATYSLDDLRSMDERTEFSTLRCVGDSLNGQKLDNALWTGVPTEELIDAADPGGDCDCVKLHAADGYYQVFPTEALRGGLLAYEMNGRDLPRGHGFPLRALVPGHWGEVQVKWLTEIEFLERDAEGYWEKRGWHGTGPVTTVAKLWAVNDLDDGRTQVAGHAYAGTRGVARVEVSTDGGGSWNEAELSDPLPGDTVEQSSTSSQTQSGNDVWRQWAYEYEHPGSRHEVVVRAVEADGTLQSGNRREAFPNGATGWVSQTVR comes from the coding sequence ATGACCGAGGCGACCCGTTCCCTCGCGGTCGCGGACGCTCTCGTGGCCGTGCTCGCCGGCGTCGGTGCCGTCGCCGGTTCCTACGCAGCGGTCGGGCTCGCGCCCGCGTTCCTCGGATCCCCCCTGGAACGCCTCCTCTCCCGTGCGATGCCGGGCCCTGTCGTCGCTGTCGCCATCGAACGGCTCGGCAGCGTCGGCCAGCAACTGAACCTGCTGCTCGCGTCGCTGCTGACCGCGCTCGCCCTGGCCGCGCTGGTCTGGCTGGCGATGCGCGTCGGCGACCAGCTCCGGAACCGGGCCGTCCCCGTGGTGCTCGGGGCCGCGTTCGTCTGGGCGGCCACCGCCCTGGTGACGGTTAACTTCGCCTCAGCGACGGGTGCGGCCGCCGGTGCGGCGCTCGTCGTTTCCACGGCCGGGTTCCTGCCGGTGGCGACTGCGCGCATCGAGCGGGGCCCAGATCCCGTGCGGCGTCGCGTCGTCGGCGGCGTCGCCGCCGCGCTCGGACTCGGGGCGGTCGCCATCACGCGGTCCTCCCCGTCGACCCGTCCCGACCAGCCACTCTCGGCGGACGCACCGGAGACGGTCCGCGAGAGCCTCGAACTGGCGGCCGAACGTTCCCTCGACGTCGCCGGCATCGAACCGCTCGTGAGCCGCGACTTCTACCAGGTCGACATCAACGCCGCCGACCCTCGGGTCGCCCCCGACGACTGGTCACTCTCTGTCACGGGCGCGGTGGAATCCGCGGCGACGTACTCGCTCGACGACCTCCGGTCGATGGACGAGCGGACCGAGTTCTCGACCCTGCGCTGCGTCGGCGACTCGCTCAACGGACAGAAACTCGACAACGCGCTCTGGACCGGCGTCCCGACCGAGGAACTCATCGACGCGGCCGACCCCGGCGGCGACTGCGACTGCGTCAAACTCCACGCCGCCGACGGCTACTACCAGGTGTTCCCGACCGAGGCCCTCCGCGGCGGCCTCCTGGCCTACGAGATGAACGGCCGCGACCTGCCCCGCGGCCACGGATTCCCTCTCCGCGCGCTCGTCCCCGGCCACTGGGGCGAGGTGCAGGTCAAGTGGCTCACCGAGATCGAGTTCCTCGAACGCGACGCCGAGGGGTACTGGGAGAAACGCGGCTGGCACGGCACCGGCCCCGTCACCACCGTCGCCAAGCTCTGGGCCGTCAACGATCTGGACGACGGCCGCACACAGGTCGCCGGCCACGCCTACGCCGGCACCCGAGGCGTCGCCAGAGTAGAAGTCTCCACCGACGGCGGGGGCTCGTGGAACGAAGCCGAACTCTCCGACCCCCTCCCCGGCGACACCGTCGAGCAAAGCTCGACGAGCAGCCAGACGCAGTCTGGCAATGACGTCTGGCGCCAGTGGGCCTACGAGTACGAACATCCGGGCAGCCGCCACGAGGTCGTCGTCCGCGCCGTCGAGGCCGACGGCACGCTCCAGTCCGGAAACCGGAGGGAGGCGTTCCCCAACGGCGCGACCGGGTGGGTGTCGCAGACGGTCCGGTGA
- a CDS encoding adenosylcobalamin-dependent ribonucleoside-diphosphate reductase, with translation MSDADVSADEIDLPIKRTTGDTLEERLTGNAFHNILPARYLRKDSDGELIESQEDLFVRVGRNVALAEAVFEARRRDTTVTVTPDQLKPDHPRRDELAAEVFGAGTTTEDDVETDLSVYNVNKFAYETVVPELPEDIREHVETTAAEFQEAMEKLSFMPNSPTLMNAGDELQQLSACFVDSPDDDIDDIHQTAKEAAQVFQSGGGMGYAFWRLRPYGDPVGSTGGIASGPITFMRTYDQMCETIAQGGARRGAQMGVMRVSHPDVIQFIHAKNKDVSLAETLRLNDPDDYTHTSFKDALNEARELITDDGQVPKHLRNAVEGHLSNFNISVGITDDFMDALQNGEEFTFTNPRTGEPHIATEQTKELYDMFGLGDEVEVGEALSMDAELLWERIVEGAHENGEPGVIYLERVNKRHSFDVEEHPDHRILATNPCGEQPLEEYEACNLGHINLSTIADFGAPDWRVWSEQHGDEYDSLEDAVDAFLEDALDGEELDRRIELGTRFLENVVTMSDFPVDKIEQKVREMRKIGLGIMGLAQLYIQLGVKYGSDEANEIARQIMTRINHGSKWASHELAEQRGPFSDWEDSKYANPTEYREWFEGQTGLDADDWAEGFAIRNHNTTTIAPTGTTSMVGNTTGGCEPIYNVAYYKNVSDDVQGDEMLVEFDDYFLRVLEENDLDIDAVKEEAQEQMANNEFDGVDGLTTVPDAVGELFVTTGQLTPKQHAGIQCACQQGVDSAISKTVNAPNDSTVEDAKEVFEYIYEHGGKGVTYYRDGTRSKQVLTTRADNTEFADMDEGEIVEQIKEVFGGIEGFLENEAVQAAIDDSVADLLEVADGEKTVFAEKQTRPDVLHGVTQRIDTGYGKLYVNINEDPEQERPFELFANIGNSGGFTASFTEALAKTISTALRSGVDPREIADELQGIRSPKVAWDKGEQIQSIPDAIGTAMRRYLDGEVDKAYPQQTTLEETADEADGEAADDPNRQSPSPETDGGGVAAESGGSEAGPNDADQQSIIDAGESPECPDCGAMSLYYSEGCKTCESCGWSEC, from the coding sequence ATGAGCGACGCCGACGTCTCCGCCGACGAGATCGACCTGCCGATCAAACGCACTACCGGTGACACGCTCGAGGAACGCCTCACCGGCAACGCGTTTCACAACATCCTGCCCGCCCGATACCTCCGCAAGGACTCGGACGGCGAACTGATCGAGTCCCAGGAGGACCTGTTCGTCCGCGTCGGCCGCAACGTCGCCCTCGCCGAGGCCGTCTTCGAGGCCCGCCGACGGGACACCACGGTCACCGTCACGCCCGACCAGCTCAAGCCCGACCACCCGCGCCGCGACGAACTCGCCGCGGAAGTGTTCGGCGCCGGCACGACCACCGAGGACGACGTCGAGACCGACCTCTCGGTGTACAACGTCAACAAGTTCGCCTACGAGACGGTCGTCCCCGAACTGCCCGAGGACATCCGCGAGCACGTCGAGACGACCGCCGCCGAGTTCCAGGAGGCCATGGAGAAGCTCTCGTTCATGCCCAACTCGCCGACGCTGATGAACGCCGGCGACGAACTCCAGCAGCTCTCGGCCTGCTTCGTCGACTCGCCCGACGACGACATCGACGACATCCACCAGACGGCCAAGGAGGCCGCCCAGGTGTTCCAGTCCGGCGGCGGCATGGGCTACGCGTTCTGGCGCCTGCGCCCCTACGGTGATCCAGTGGGATCGACCGGCGGCATCGCCAGTGGTCCGATCACGTTCATGCGGACGTACGACCAGATGTGCGAGACCATCGCGCAGGGCGGCGCCCGCCGTGGCGCCCAGATGGGCGTCATGCGCGTCTCCCACCCGGACGTCATCCAGTTCATCCACGCCAAGAACAAGGACGTCTCGCTGGCCGAGACGCTCCGACTCAACGACCCCGACGACTACACCCACACCTCCTTCAAGGACGCGCTCAACGAGGCGCGCGAACTCATCACCGACGACGGCCAGGTGCCCAAGCACCTCCGCAACGCCGTCGAGGGCCACCTCTCTAACTTCAACATCTCCGTCGGCATCACCGACGACTTCATGGACGCGCTCCAGAACGGCGAGGAGTTCACGTTCACCAACCCACGCACGGGCGAGCCCCACATCGCCACCGAGCAGACCAAGGAACTCTACGACATGTTCGGCCTCGGCGACGAGGTCGAGGTCGGCGAAGCGCTCTCGATGGACGCCGAACTCCTCTGGGAGCGCATCGTCGAGGGCGCCCACGAGAACGGCGAACCGGGCGTCATCTACCTCGAACGCGTCAACAAGCGACACTCCTTCGACGTCGAGGAACACCCCGACCACCGCATCCTCGCCACGAACCCCTGTGGCGAGCAGCCCCTCGAGGAGTACGAGGCCTGCAACCTCGGCCACATCAACCTCTCGACCATCGCCGACTTCGGCGCACCCGACTGGCGCGTCTGGTCCGAACAGCACGGCGACGAGTACGACTCACTCGAAGACGCCGTCGACGCGTTCCTCGAGGACGCGCTGGACGGCGAGGAACTCGACCGGCGCATCGAACTCGGGACGCGCTTCCTCGAGAACGTCGTCACGATGTCCGATTTCCCGGTCGACAAGATCGAACAGAAGGTCCGCGAGATGCGGAAGATCGGCCTGGGCATCATGGGCCTGGCACAGCTGTACATCCAGCTGGGCGTCAAGTACGGCTCCGACGAGGCCAACGAGATCGCCCGCCAGATCATGACCCGGATCAACCACGGCTCGAAGTGGGCGAGCCACGAACTCGCCGAGCAGCGCGGTCCCTTCTCGGACTGGGAGGACTCCAAGTACGCGAACCCCACCGAGTACCGCGAGTGGTTCGAGGGCCAGACCGGCCTCGACGCCGACGACTGGGCCGAGGGCTTCGCCATCCGCAACCACAACACGACCACCATCGCGCCGACCGGCACGACGTCGATGGTCGGCAACACCACCGGCGGCTGTGAGCCCATCTACAACGTCGCCTACTACAAGAACGTCTCCGACGACGTCCAGGGCGACGAGATGCTCGTCGAGTTCGACGACTACTTCCTCCGCGTGCTGGAGGAGAACGACCTCGACATCGACGCGGTCAAGGAGGAGGCCCAGGAGCAGATGGCCAACAACGAGTTCGACGGCGTCGACGGGCTGACGACCGTCCCCGACGCCGTCGGCGAGCTGTTCGTGACGACGGGGCAGCTGACCCCGAAGCAACACGCGGGCATCCAGTGTGCCTGTCAGCAGGGCGTCGACTCCGCCATCTCGAAGACCGTCAACGCGCCCAACGACTCCACCGTCGAGGACGCCAAGGAAGTGTTCGAGTACATCTACGAACACGGCGGCAAGGGCGTCACCTACTACCGCGACGGCACCCGCTCGAAGCAGGTGCTCACCACGCGTGCGGACAACACGGAGTTCGCGGACATGGACGAGGGCGAGATCGTCGAGCAGATAAAGGAGGTCTTCGGCGGCATCGAAGGGTTCCTCGAGAACGAGGCCGTCCAGGCCGCCATCGACGACTCCGTCGCCGACCTGCTGGAGGTCGCCGACGGCGAGAAGACCGTCTTCGCCGAGAAGCAGACCCGACCGGACGTCCTCCACGGCGTCACCCAGCGCATCGACACGGGCTACGGGAAGCTCTACGTCAACATCAACGAAGACCCCGAACAGGAGCGACCGTTCGAACTGTTCGCCAACATCGGGAACAGTGGCGGCTTCACCGCCTCCTTCACCGAGGCGCTGGCCAAGACCATCTCGACGGCGCTCCGTTCGGGCGTCGACCCCCGCGAGATCGCCGACGAACTCCAGGGCATCCGCTCGCCGAAGGTCGCCTGGGACAAGGGCGAACAGATCCAGTCCATCCCGGACGCCATCGGCACCGCGATGCGCCGGTACCTCGACGGCGAGGTCGACAAGGCCTACCCGCAACAGACCACGCTCGAGGAGACTGCGGACGAAGCAGACGGAGAAGCGGCAGACGACCCGAACCGCCAGTCCCCCTCGCCAGAGACGGACGGCGGCGGCGTCGCAGCCGAGAGCGGCGGGTCCGAGGCCGGTCCGAACGACGCCGACCAGCAGTCCATCATCGACGCCGGCGAGAGCCCCGAGTGCCCCGACTGCGGCGCGATGAGCCTCTACTACTCGGAAGGCTGCAAGACCTGCGAGTCCTGCGGCTGGTCGGAGTGCTAG
- a CDS encoding S8 family peptidase — protein MSDNDTVHRRTVLERTGAALALTATIGTATAADGDQWYVVVTDGDASRRVARKGFDVRTELADGDVLLVRGPDGKTGRLASTSRVAAASVDVTADVGPEGELVGPESTADATDGDAGAGATAASSTVAPETTDEPYYDSQWDKALIDLPEAHETTTGEGARIALLDSGIYADHPDLDVHADLSRVVTRESIEDRGVRDVEGHGTHVAGIAAASIDNDAGVAGVAPDAELVSIRDVYEAPEADRQRGSSLARRLVGLEYAASIDVDVVSSTAVPAGLVRSFPPEARGSALADACRRLIQHAVDSGTVVVQAAGNYAVPSEGGANFQAGGDFMYPGFVPAALTVGATGPNDERAYYSHYGLSYLDVAAPGGGYETATKSFESTDVAYPYPSNGIVSTLKPGSPFAERAGFPDSLYGPMFGTSMATPQVAGTAALVRSIAPDVDPYRVMQAIQQGADGERGPDVGAGRLNAAAALDASVLNGARQ, from the coding sequence ATGAGTGACAACGACACCGTTCACAGACGGACCGTTCTCGAACGAACCGGTGCGGCGCTCGCGCTCACCGCCACGATTGGTACGGCGACCGCCGCCGACGGCGACCAGTGGTACGTCGTCGTCACCGACGGCGACGCCAGTCGGCGCGTCGCGCGCAAGGGATTCGACGTCCGGACCGAACTCGCCGACGGAGACGTGTTGCTCGTCCGCGGCCCCGACGGGAAGACCGGACGACTCGCGTCCACGAGCCGGGTCGCAGCGGCGAGTGTCGACGTGACCGCGGACGTGGGTCCGGAGGGGGAACTCGTCGGTCCAGAATCGACGGCGGACGCGACGGATGGCGACGCCGGCGCCGGAGCGACCGCAGCATCGTCGACCGTCGCCCCCGAAACCACCGACGAACCGTACTACGACAGCCAGTGGGACAAAGCACTGATCGACTTGCCGGAAGCCCACGAGACCACGACCGGCGAGGGGGCCCGGATCGCGTTGCTGGACTCGGGTATCTACGCCGACCACCCAGATCTCGACGTTCACGCGGACCTCAGTCGCGTGGTGACCCGGGAATCGATCGAAGACCGTGGGGTCCGGGACGTGGAGGGGCACGGTACCCACGTCGCCGGGATCGCCGCGGCGTCGATCGACAACGACGCGGGGGTCGCCGGGGTTGCGCCGGACGCCGAACTGGTCTCGATACGCGACGTCTACGAGGCGCCGGAGGCCGACCGGCAGAGAGGGTCCAGTCTGGCACGTCGACTCGTCGGCCTGGAGTACGCGGCGAGCATCGACGTCGACGTCGTCTCCTCCACGGCAGTTCCCGCTGGGCTGGTCCGGTCGTTTCCGCCCGAGGCCCGCGGGAGCGCGCTTGCCGATGCCTGCCGTCGGCTAATCCAGCACGCTGTCGACTCGGGGACCGTCGTGGTCCAGGCGGCCGGCAACTACGCCGTCCCGTCGGAGGGGGGCGCGAACTTCCAGGCGGGTGGCGATTTCATGTACCCCGGCTTCGTCCCGGCGGCGCTGACGGTGGGCGCCACGGGGCCGAACGACGAACGGGCCTACTACTCGCACTACGGACTGAGCTATCTCGACGTCGCCGCGCCTGGCGGCGGCTACGAGACGGCGACGAAGTCCTTCGAGTCGACAGACGTCGCGTATCCCTATCCCAGCAACGGTATCGTCAGCACGCTCAAGCCGGGGTCGCCGTTCGCCGAACGCGCCGGTTTCCCGGACTCCCTCTACGGACCGATGTTCGGCACCTCGATGGCGACGCCGCAGGTCGCCGGCACGGCGGCGCTCGTCAGGTCCATCGCGCCCGACGTCGATCCCTACCGCGTGATGCAGGCGATACAACAGGGCGCCGACGGCGAGAGGGGACCGGACGTCGGCGCCGGACGCCTCAACGCGGCGGCGGCGCTCGACGCGTCGGTACTGAACGGGGCGCGACAGTAG
- a CDS encoding receiver/sensor box histidine kinase, protein MKEERDDRTGYDVVDQAPVGITICDPSQEGLPVVYVNDRFVELTGYDRSELVGRDWPSLQGPETSTARIAEVCEAVEAQETETAELLLYRADGEPFWSRVRVAPLCDDDGNLQKYVGFHEDVTDERRREGTLEALHGVATRLQNEGTVDAVCERTVSAAASILDFEICTVMIRDGEWLVPRAMSDQAPPDGSRKMALDHGLAGATYQSGKSTVIDEISEDDVSDPANDTYRSGMSVPIGEHGVFQVVHVEPNGFDEQDLELAELLVTHTASAIGRLERERELERQNERLESFVDVVSHDLRNPLSVVKGSLELARETGDDEHFQRARGAIDRMDQLIEDLLTLARHGEPVEDLVPVDLATLARESWTTVATADATLVVETSPTVHCHVGRIRQVLENLFRNAVEHAGEDVTVAVGGLPDGTGFYVADDGPGIPAAEREAVFQSGYSKTDGGTGLGLSIVHQCAAAHGWTVAVTESEDGGARFEFTDVEVDS, encoded by the coding sequence GTGAAGGAGGAACGCGACGACCGGACCGGGTACGACGTGGTCGACCAGGCACCGGTCGGTATCACGATATGCGATCCCTCACAGGAGGGACTGCCGGTCGTGTACGTGAACGACCGGTTCGTGGAGCTGACCGGCTACGACCGGTCCGAACTCGTCGGGCGAGACTGGCCCTCCTTGCAGGGACCGGAAACCAGCACGGCCCGGATCGCCGAGGTCTGCGAGGCGGTCGAAGCGCAGGAGACCGAGACGGCCGAACTCCTGCTCTACAGGGCCGACGGCGAGCCGTTCTGGAGCCGGGTGCGCGTCGCACCCCTGTGCGACGACGACGGGAACCTGCAGAAGTACGTCGGCTTCCACGAGGACGTGACCGACGAGCGACGGCGCGAGGGGACGCTCGAAGCTCTCCACGGCGTCGCCACCCGCCTGCAGAACGAGGGGACGGTCGACGCCGTCTGTGAGCGGACAGTCAGTGCGGCCGCCAGCATCCTCGACTTCGAGATCTGTACCGTGATGATCCGGGACGGGGAGTGGCTCGTCCCGCGCGCGATGTCGGACCAGGCCCCGCCGGACGGCAGCCGCAAGATGGCGCTCGACCACGGACTCGCCGGTGCGACCTACCAGTCGGGGAAGTCGACGGTCATCGACGAGATAAGCGAGGACGACGTGAGCGACCCCGCGAACGACACCTACCGGTCGGGCATGAGCGTCCCCATCGGTGAGCACGGCGTGTTCCAGGTCGTCCACGTGGAACCCAATGGATTCGACGAACAGGACCTCGAACTGGCGGAACTGCTCGTCACGCACACCGCCTCGGCTATCGGCCGGCTGGAACGCGAACGAGAGCTCGAACGGCAAAACGAGCGCCTCGAGTCGTTCGTGGACGTCGTGAGCCACGACCTCCGGAACCCGCTGAGCGTCGTCAAAGGATCACTGGAACTGGCCCGGGAGACGGGCGACGACGAGCACTTCCAGCGTGCCCGGGGAGCGATCGACCGCATGGACCAGCTGATCGAGGACCTGCTCACGCTGGCCCGCCACGGCGAACCGGTCGAGGACCTGGTGCCGGTGGATCTGGCGACCCTCGCCCGGGAGAGCTGGACGACCGTCGCGACGGCCGATGCGACGCTCGTCGTCGAGACGAGCCCGACCGTCCACTGTCACGTCGGTCGGATCAGGCAGGTCCTGGAGAACCTGTTCCGCAACGCGGTGGAACACGCGGGCGAGGACGTGACGGTCGCGGTGGGCGGACTCCCCGACGGTACGGGATTCTACGTGGCGGACGACGGCCCCGGGATTCCGGCCGCGGAGCGCGAGGCCGTCTTCCAGAGCGGGTACTCGAAGACCGACGGCGGGACCGGGCTGGGGCTCTCCATCGTCCACCAGTGCGCCGCGGCCCACGGCTGGACGGTCGCCGTGACGGAGAGCGAGGACGGCGGTGCGCGCTTCGAGTTTACCGACGTCGAGGTCGATTCCTGA